A stretch of Branchiostoma lanceolatum isolate klBraLanc5 chromosome 14, klBraLanc5.hap2, whole genome shotgun sequence DNA encodes these proteins:
- the LOC136448060 gene encoding uncharacterized protein isoform X1, translating to MRILCCCFGGEAEGEGRGAANENTSLLRRKVVEPPLSRGTTGSDAHVTSVRFSKRVRKQEAAESPSHGHKVQVFRVQVPHLDEMYSDAARLLTELQEEHQKLVEGLKRFKALFGCDEAKSLSACLVEINNRKSGTTFHLMFSSAHSFSLCPEGDVSTPEVRQAVAEVASLNQALKEIISRSPRLQLSLQRIVGEKESDRERVEGEHGNWADRQRALLNFDKNLGVFETGLSRVGEVSSQAEEVLKDVKVAVDG from the exons ATGCGGATTCTGTGCTGCTGCTTTGGTGGAGAGGCGGagggagaggggaggggggcggcaaaCGAG AACACCTCTTTGCTCCGCCGAAAGGTCGTGGAACCTCCCCTGTCACGTGGCACGACCGGAAGTGACGCACACGTGACGTCAGTAAGATTCAGCAAACGGGTCCGAAAACAGGAAGCAG CAGAATCTCCGAGTCACGGACATAAAGTCCAGGTCTTCCGAGTGCAGGTGCCTCACTTGGACGAGATGTACAGCGACGCCGCGCGGCTGCTAACGGAACTGCAGGAGGAGCACCAGAAGTTGGTGGAGGGGCTTAAGAGGTTCAAGGCGCTGTTTGGCTGCGACGAGGCCAAGAGCCTGTCAGCCTGTCTGGTGGAAataaacaacagaaaaa GTGGCACGACGTTCCACCTGATGTTCTCCAGCGCACATTCCTTCTCCCTCTGTCCCGAGGGTGACGTCAGCACGCCCGAGGTCCGCCAGGCCGTGGCCGAGGTCGCCAGCCTCAACCAGGCTCTGAAGGAGATCATCAG TCGGTCGCCGAGACTTCAGCTCAGCCTGCAGAGGATTGTGGGAGAGAAGGAGTCGGACAGGGAGAGGGTGGAGGGAGAGCACGGGAACTGGGCGGATCGCCAGAGGGCGCTGCTAAACTTCGACAAAAACCTGGGCGTGTTCGAGACGGGTCTTAGCCGGGTGGGGGAGGTCTCAAGTCAGGCGGAGGAGGTTCTTAAAGACGTCAAGGTCGCGGTGGATGGCTGA
- the LOC136448060 gene encoding uncharacterized protein isoform X2, with protein sequence MRILCCCFGGEAEGEGRGAANENTSLLRRKVVEPPLSRGTTGSDAHVTSVRFSKRVRKQEAESPSHGHKVQVFRVQVPHLDEMYSDAARLLTELQEEHQKLVEGLKRFKALFGCDEAKSLSACLVEINNRKSGTTFHLMFSSAHSFSLCPEGDVSTPEVRQAVAEVASLNQALKEIISRSPRLQLSLQRIVGEKESDRERVEGEHGNWADRQRALLNFDKNLGVFETGLSRVGEVSSQAEEVLKDVKVAVDG encoded by the exons ATGCGGATTCTGTGCTGCTGCTTTGGTGGAGAGGCGGagggagaggggaggggggcggcaaaCGAG AACACCTCTTTGCTCCGCCGAAAGGTCGTGGAACCTCCCCTGTCACGTGGCACGACCGGAAGTGACGCACACGTGACGTCAGTAAGATTCAGCAAACGGGTCCGAAAACAGGAAGCAG AATCTCCGAGTCACGGACATAAAGTCCAGGTCTTCCGAGTGCAGGTGCCTCACTTGGACGAGATGTACAGCGACGCCGCGCGGCTGCTAACGGAACTGCAGGAGGAGCACCAGAAGTTGGTGGAGGGGCTTAAGAGGTTCAAGGCGCTGTTTGGCTGCGACGAGGCCAAGAGCCTGTCAGCCTGTCTGGTGGAAataaacaacagaaaaa GTGGCACGACGTTCCACCTGATGTTCTCCAGCGCACATTCCTTCTCCCTCTGTCCCGAGGGTGACGTCAGCACGCCCGAGGTCCGCCAGGCCGTGGCCGAGGTCGCCAGCCTCAACCAGGCTCTGAAGGAGATCATCAG TCGGTCGCCGAGACTTCAGCTCAGCCTGCAGAGGATTGTGGGAGAGAAGGAGTCGGACAGGGAGAGGGTGGAGGGAGAGCACGGGAACTGGGCGGATCGCCAGAGGGCGCTGCTAAACTTCGACAAAAACCTGGGCGTGTTCGAGACGGGTCTTAGCCGGGTGGGGGAGGTCTCAAGTCAGGCGGAGGAGGTTCTTAAAGACGTCAAGGTCGCGGTGGATGGCTGA